Genomic DNA from Paenibacillus sp. KS-LC4:
ATCGCCGATTAAATCCTGATAACGCTCTGCTCCAAGCCGCGATTGCTCCACTGAAAATTCAATCTGATTGGCTACCGCGGCAACCTCACGGTTCAGTGCATCCTCCAAGGATTCCTTCGTTAAAAAATAATAAGCCGTATTGTTCAATAAAACAATGACTACAATAACTGAAATCGCCATAAACCATATATTCCGCTGCATGTATTGCTCCTCTATCTTCTACGCTATTAACTAGATTATGTACGATTTTTAGGCAAACGACAATAAACGTTTTTCTTACACCGCCTTGTGAGCTTTGCCATTACTTGCTCCATCGTCTGAACCATAGGCGAAGCGCCCATTTACGCTCTCCGCGTTTTTTGTATTTCGGCAGCGTTCGATAAATGCGCAAGCCTTCCTCGATTGCCTCCTTCGCCTCCTGCTCCTTGCCCATCGTCTTGTAAATGCCTGCCAAGCGCTCATAAGCCTCGCAGGAGGACGATTGAATACGCTGAAACGCTTCAATATACGAAATAGCCTGGGAGGAGTCTTTGCCTGCATACAGCGCAGCCAAACGCAAATAAGGCGCACCGTATTTTACCCGTTCATTTAGCGCAAGCGCCCGTTTTATAGCCCCTTCGCCTTGCTCCATCTGTCCCGTTTGCAGCATGCAAAGGCCTAGATCATCCCAATATTCAGCGGAATCCTCAAGCGTATGCTCCATTGGAGAAAGCCAGCCTAGCGCTTCGTTATATTTTTTCTTCTCAATTAAAATTCTTGCGATTTCCTGCTTGGAGGACACATCGTTAGGCGCCATATCAACATGACGTCTAAGCTTCCTGAGCTGGCTTGATCTGCGTAAAGGCCGTACAAAGCTTGGCGTCAAACCGACAAATCGGCGGTCCAGCGCATACAAAATAAGCAGCAGTACGATAATCGCAATAAACGGATTTCCCGTAAGCCAAGTCAAGAAGAAAAATAAAAAGATTTTACTCATTCGTTCCTCCCATGCCTGAATAACACCGCAAGCGTTCCATGGAACAGCTCCGGCGTCAATTGGTTAATTTTTCATCTATCATACCATAAAATGCGCCGATTGCGCCCATTTTCTCCGCCAACAGCACCATTGGCACCCGTCATTCATACTATATTTTGACTGTATCCCTTAACCTTGTTAAACCATAAAAACCCAAGCAAGGAGGGGTGACTGAAAAGGTGAAAGGTAGCGACCATAAGAGCAAGTTTTTACTGACACATCGTGAACGCGAGGTTTTCGAGCTTCTAGTCCAAGACAAAACAACACGAGATATTGCGCAACAGCTGTTCATTAGCGAGAAGACCGTCCGCAACCATATCTCTAATGTGATGCAAAAATTAAACGTTAAAGGTCGTTCGCAAGCGGTTGTCGAGCTAATCAAGCTCGGGGAGCTGCAAATATAATTCACGGCTCTCCCTTCTTCATTGCTTCGGCAAAAGCCATTTGCTAATAGGTTGTTACCATTTATGGTATTTCGCGAGGCAGCATAGTGCGCTATGCTGTCTTTATTTTTTGTGGGTAAAAAAAGCAGCAAGCAGCTTGTCCTTATGGCTTCTGCTTGCTGCTGCTTATTCAATTGCAGTAGTATTAACTCAAGCTTAATGATGAATGTGCATGAACTCTTTATACCATTGGGGGATTTACCGAACAATTGATGGACACTGATTTATAGCTTCATTTTTGATGTCCTTTCCTCGTTTTAAACTCCTCCCAAATGACTATTTTTTATGTAATGGATTATGGATTCTCCTTCACAAAGTTTTGATCTTCCGCATAGTCCAAGTACATGGTTACAATACGGTTTAACGACTGTATCTCTTTATCGGTTAAATAATTTTTTGCGATTGTAACATCAGCTTTTCTTACCTTTGCGCCTTTCCAGCTTGTTAATCCCATATTGTCCTTTTCTGCGCTTGCACGCTCTGCAATCAGTTCAGCGGCGGTATGACCATGAATAGCAAAGTGCAGCTTGTTCTGCACCGTAGCAAAGAACTCCTTGGACATGCCTGCATTAGGATCATAATCAACAGAGGTAGCATATATATCCGTTATTTTGCGATAAAATCTTTTCTCCGATGCACGAATGTCACGAATGCGACCAAGTAATTCATCAAAATAATCTTGTCCGAAATTACGCATGTCCTTCAAACGCTCATCGTCCATTGTAAATCCTTTGACAAGGTATTCGTTTAGTCTCTCTGTTGCCCAACGTCTGAATTGTGTACCTCGATGAGAACGAACTCGGTAGCCAATTGCGATTATCATTTCAAGATTATAATGTTTTGCACGGCGTTCAACTTTTCTTGATCCTTCAATTTGAACTTGTAAGTATTCCTTACAAGTTGACTCAAAATACAATTCCTCTTCTTTATATATATTTTTGATATGAAGAGTGATATTTTGCGAGCTTGTCTGATACAACTCCGCAATTGCCTTCTGAGTCATCCAGACTGTTCCATTTTCCAGCTTTACGTCAATCTTGGTATTTCCGTCTTCCGTCTGATATATTAAAATGTCTGTATAGTTTTCCATTATACATTCACCTCTCTAAAACTTGTCCTTATCATACAATCATACGTTCCCATCTTATCATATTTGAATCGTTCACTGTGAAAAAAAAGCACCTCGCAAGGTCTGATTCTCCCCTCGCTAAGTGCCTAGCTAGTTCTTCAATCTGCACCTCAAAAGAAATTGCCTTAAAATCAAGGCAACCCCTACTCAACATTCAATCTATCCTGATTCCTTCAAAAAGATATCGCTCTACCCCTCCGAAACCTCTGGCAATTCCGCCTTCATGCGCTGGAACAAAGCAAATATGACCATACTGCTCAAAATAATAACTATACCCGACCAAAAAAACCAAATCTGTACGCCATACTTATCAACAATAGGCCCTGCTAATGCTAGCCCAATCGGGGAGGAGAGCATCATCACGCTTGTGACGAGCGAAATCACGCGCCCGAGCATGGAAGGCTCAAACGCCCTTTGGATCATAGCCATATAAGGCCCATTAAAGAAAGGTGCTGCCGCCCCCATAAAGAAAGATACGATTACAAAAAGTACAAAAGCCTCCTTGCTAATCACACCGCTCACCACACAGGTCAGACCGATCATACCCAAGCTCAGGCTCATATACGTAATGTCCTTCCATTTTGATGCGACTACCGAAAGCAATACGCTACCCGCAATCATACCAATGCCAAACATCGCTTCAACGAGGCTTGCACTGTAACCCCCACGCCCGAAATGCGACAACGTCATGAAAGGAAACAATGTCGCCAAAGGCATAAAGACGATGCTGAAAATAGCTGTAGCTACCGTAATTACAACGATTGGCTTTACTTTAATGAATGCAGCCCAGCCTAGCTTAAACTCCTTGAAAAAGGATGGCGCTTGTGTTATCTCCGGCTTTGGCTGATAAATCTTCACGAACAATAGCATGACATTGGCAATTAATGCCCCTGCCACATCAAGGAACAACAACGTTCCAAGCGAAGTTGCTGAATAAATAGCTATGCCAAGCGCCGGTCCGATTACACTGGAAAAGGAATAGACCATCTGCTGCCAGCCCGCTACACGCGTCAACTGATCCTCCGGTGCCATTAAGGGGATCGCAGCTTGAAAAGCAGGCGCATGGAATGCGGAAGCAGCAGAGCGAACCATTAAAATAACGTATACAAACGCTAGACTCGGCTCGCCAATAAAGAAATACAGGCCTAAAATCAAACTAAAAAAGGCAATGGCACTATCGGCTATAATCATCGTCAATTTACGGTTCCAGCGATCCAGCCATACGCCAATAAAGGGCCCTAAAATCGCCTGCGGCAAAAATCCCGCCAAGCCAGCGATCATTAAAACCGAAGCGGACCCGGTCGTTTGCGTCAGATGCCAAATAACCGAAAATTGTACCATCGAACTCGTCAATATGGAAAAGATTTGTCCGCTGAAAATAATCGCGAACGTTTTTTGCCATTTAAGCTGCATGGATATAGTCTCCTTCATTCGTTTTGACTATGACATATGCACCTTAACTTAACGTAAACGCATCGAATGGGTCAAAAAAGACACCTCCCAAAATTTAGCATTATTATAGCAAATAATAGTGACCCAGAAAAGACAAATTAACGGAACGCAAACAAAAGCAGCCGGCTCCCATTCGCCGGCTGCTGCTAACCATTCCATGCTTTAGCGTGAATCACGCTGAAGGCTTCATGTCCAATTTTTCACTAAACGTTAGTCGTAAATCATCGGGCTGCTTCTGTGCGCATTCGTGTAATTATCGCGGTCTGTACGGTCAGTCATACTGCGGTAAGTCATGTCGCCATCATAACCACGCGATTCGATTTTATTAGCGTTCACCGGGAACAGACGCTCTGCCATAGCATTAAATTCAACCAAGAAGCCTTGGATCGGATGACCATTGCGTACATCTGTCATATAGCTGGTCATACGCCCGACAAAATCCGGGTTTGCCGATACGTACACATTGTCCACACCAGGCTTCACCTTTCTGACTTCCTTGGCGATTTCGGCTTTAATTTGCTGTGTCAGCGCGTTTTCGCCTGTGCTCATCGTATTCATGCGGCGTTGGTAATTGGAGCCGTCTCGGCCCATATAGCTGGAGTTTGTGCGGCTCATCAGCTTTTTATCGCCATTTTTAAGGTTGTCCTCAAAGGATACCGCCACATAAGCATTGTTATCGGTCAACATCACATTCGCTGATCTCACATTATGCTTATTGACAATGCGCTTTGCAATTTCTTCGCTCATTTCCATTTTATAATTTTTATGACTCCCTACAATATTGTTGCCCCGAATATTTCTGCCGTTTACGTAGTTTTTCTCATTCATATGATCGTTGGCAAAACGATCATTTAACATTTTGTTGCCATTGGCATCTTCCCTTACCATTTTGGTACGAATGTTCTTATTACCTAAATCCCCTTGATTGGTTGCACAGCCTGTCAGCATAGCACTAAGCAAGGTCCCCGCAGATAAGACAGCAAGAAAATTCATTTTACGCATGTACCGTATTCCTCCCTTGTTGTTACTTGCAGGCCTCATGACCCGCTATTAGGATGGTCGTCCTTGAT
This window encodes:
- a CDS encoding LuxR C-terminal-related transcriptional regulator; translation: MKGSDHKSKFLLTHREREVFELLVQDKTTRDIAQQLFISEKTVRNHISNVMQKLNVKGRSQAVVELIKLGELQI
- a CDS encoding virulence RhuM family protein, giving the protein MENYTDILIYQTEDGNTKIDVKLENGTVWMTQKAIAELYQTSSQNITLHIKNIYKEEELYFESTCKEYLQVQIEGSRKVERRAKHYNLEMIIAIGYRVRSHRGTQFRRWATERLNEYLVKGFTMDDERLKDMRNFGQDYFDELLGRIRDIRASEKRFYRKITDIYATSVDYDPNAGMSKEFFATVQNKLHFAIHGHTAAELIAERASAEKDNMGLTSWKGAKVRKADVTIAKNYLTDKEIQSLNRIVTMYLDYAEDQNFVKENP
- a CDS encoding MFS transporter yields the protein MQLKWQKTFAIIFSGQIFSILTSSMVQFSVIWHLTQTTGSASVLMIAGLAGFLPQAILGPFIGVWLDRWNRKLTMIIADSAIAFFSLILGLYFFIGEPSLAFVYVILMVRSAASAFHAPAFQAAIPLMAPEDQLTRVAGWQQMVYSFSSVIGPALGIAIYSATSLGTLLFLDVAGALIANVMLLFVKIYQPKPEITQAPSFFKEFKLGWAAFIKVKPIVVITVATAIFSIVFMPLATLFPFMTLSHFGRGGYSASLVEAMFGIGMIAGSVLLSVVASKWKDITYMSLSLGMIGLTCVVSGVISKEAFVLFVIVSFFMGAAAPFFNGPYMAMIQRAFEPSMLGRVISLVTSVMMLSSPIGLALAGPIVDKYGVQIWFFWSGIVIILSSMVIFALFQRMKAELPEVSEG
- a CDS encoding YhcN/YlaJ family sporulation lipoprotein — its product is MRKMNFLAVLSAGTLLSAMLTGCATNQGDLGNKNIRTKMVREDANGNKMLNDRFANDHMNEKNYVNGRNIRGNNIVGSHKNYKMEMSEEIAKRIVNKHNVRSANVMLTDNNAYVAVSFEDNLKNGDKKLMSRTNSSYMGRDGSNYQRRMNTMSTGENALTQQIKAEIAKEVRKVKPGVDNVYVSANPDFVGRMTSYMTDVRNGHPIQGFLVEFNAMAERLFPVNANKIESRGYDGDMTYRSMTDRTDRDNYTNAHRSSPMIYD